The DNA region GACCGGAAACGTTTGCCACGTTCGCAGCGGCAAGTCCGTGGCCGCTCCTGCCGCCGCAGGCGGCCTCCGCGGCTGCGGCCACCGGTCGAATGGAGTGAGCGAAGCGAACGAATGAGGTCGAGGACCTGGCCGGTAAGATCGGAGGATGGTCCTCGCCGTCGACGCCGGTTGGCTGAAGGACCGCATCCGCGACATCCCGGACTTCCCCCAGCCCGGCGTCGTCTTCAAGGACATCACGCCGCTGCTGGCCGACGTGGCGGCCTTCCGCTGCGCGGTCGACGCCATCGCCGAGCACTGGGCCGGCACCCCGGTCGACAAGGTGCTCGCCGTCGAGGCCCGGGGCTTCATCGTCGGGGCCCCCGTCGCCTACCGGTTCTCGGCCGGCTTCGTCCCCTGCCGCAAGGCGGGCAAGCTGCCGTGGCAGGTCGAGCGCGAGGAGTACGTCCTGGAGTACGGCACCGACCTGCTGGAGATCCACCAGGACGGCGTGGCGCCCGGTGAGCGGGTGCTGGTGATCGACGACGTCCTCGCCACCGGCGGGACGGCGTCGGCGGCGGTTCGGCTGGTCGAGCGCCTGGGGGGCGTGGTCGTCGGCCTGGGCTTCGTTCTCGAGCTCGCCTTCCTCGGCGGGCGGTCCAAGCTGGCGGGACAGGACGTGCTGTCCCTGCTGACGTACGAGTAGCCGTGGTCGTCGACCGGATGCGCACGCTGTCGTGGCGTCGCCAGTTCGCCGACGCGCCCGACGAGCTGGCGCCCCTCGTGGCCGCCTACCGCCGCCGCCATCCCAAGGCCGATCTCGGGGTCATCGAGCGGGCGTACGCGGCCGCGTCGCGGGCCCACGTCGACCAGGTCCGCAAGTCGGGGGAGGCCTACATCTCCCACCCGGTGGCCGTGGCCACCATCGTGGCCGACCTCGGGCTGGACGACGTCACCGTGGCCGCCGCCCTCCTCCACGACGCGGTGGAGGACACCGGGGTCACCCTCGAGGACGTCGGCCGGGAGTTCGGGCCCGAGGTGGCGGCCATCGTCGACGGCGTCACCAAGCTGGACCGCGTCCGCTTCGACTCCCGGGAGGCCCAGCAGGCCGCCTCCATGCGCAAGATGCTGGTGGCGATGGCCAAGGACTGGCGGGTCCTGATCATCAAGCTGGCCGACCGGCTCCACAACATGCGGACCCTCGCCGCCATGCCGGAGTTCAAGCAGAAGCGCACCGCCCAGGAGACGCTGGACATCTACGCGCCGCTGGCCCACCGCCTGGGGATCCAGGACATCAAGTGGCAGCTGGAGGACCTCGCCTTCGCCACCCTCCACCCCAAGCCGTACGCCGAGATCGAGCAGATGGTCGCCCAGCGGGCGCCCGAGCGGGAGATCTACCTCACCCAGGTCCTGGAGGAGGTGAAGGGGCGGCTGGACCAGAACGGCATCGAGGCCGACGTCACCGGCCGGCCCAAGCCCCTGTGGTCGATCTACGAGAAGATGGTCGTGCGGGGCAAGGAGTTCGACGACATCTTCGACCTGGTGGGGATCCGGGTGCTGGTCGACTCGGTGAAGGACTGCTACGCCGCCCTGGGCACGATCCACGCCACGTGGAAGCCGGTGCAGGGCCGGTTCAAGGACTACATCGCCATGCCCAAGTTCAACCTGTACCAGTCGCTGCACACGACGGTGGTGGCGCCCCAGGGCAAGCCCCTCGAGGTCCAGATCCGGACCTGGGAGATGCACCAGCGGGCCGAGTACGGCATAGCCGCCCACTGGGGCTACAAGGAGAAGGCGTCGCCGGCCGACATCGCCTGGCTCAACCGCATCGTCGACTGGCAGCGGGAGACCGACGACCCGGCCGAGTTCCTGAAGAACCTGAAGCTCGACCTCGAGCAGGACGAGGTCTTCGTCTTCACCCCCAAGGGCAAGGTGGTCACCCTGCCGGTGGGCGCCACCCCCGTCGACTTCGCCTACGCCATCCACACCGAGGTGGGGCACCGCTGCATCGGTGCGCGGGTCAACGGCCGCCTGTCACCCCTCGACTCGCAGCTGCACTCGGGCGACACGGTGGAGATCTTCACGTCCAAGGTGCCTTCGGCGGGCCCGTCCCGGGACTGGCTGAAGATCGTCGCCACCCCCCGGGCCCGCAACAAGATCCGCCAGTGGTTCTCCCGGGAGCGGCGCGAGGACGCCATCGAGAACGGGAGGGACGAGCTCGTCAAGGCGATGCGCAAGGAGGGCCTCCCGGTCCAGAAGGTGGCGTCGTCCCAGGCGCTGGTGAGCATCGCGGCGTCGATGAACTACCTCGACCTCGACTCGCTCCACGCGGCCATCGGGGACGGGCACGTCTCGGCCCGGTCGGTGGCGCAGCGCCTGGCCCGGGAGCTGCGGGGCGGCGACCACGAGGAGCAGCTGCCCGCCACCGTCCGCCAGCCCCGCCGCCAGCGCCGCGACACGTCGGCCGGCGTCCACGTGGAGGGCCTCGACGACGTGATGGTGCGCCTTTCGCGCTGCTGCACGCCGGTGCCGGGCGACGAGATCCTGGGGTTCGTCACCCGGGGGCGGGGCGTGTCGGTGCACCGCTCGGACTGCGCCAACGCGGTCTCGCTCGCCACCGGCCAGATCGACCGGGTCATCGACGTGGAATGGGACCGGGAGAGCAAGGGCACGTTCGTGGCGTCCATCGAGATCAAGGCGCTGGACCGCTCCCGCCTCCTGGCCGACGTCACCCGCTCGCTCTCCGAGCACTACGTCAACATCCTCGCCAGCTCCTCCCAGACGGGCGCCGACCGGGTCAGCACCATGCGCTTCGACTTCGAGCTGGCCGACCCCGCCCACCTCGACTCGCTCCTGACGTCGGTCAAGCGGATCGACAGCATCTACGACGCCTACCGGGTCCTCCCGGGCAAGGGGAACTGACCGGGCGCCGTCACGTTCTCGCACCAGGAATCGACCGCAAGCGGTCGATTCCTGGTGCAGGAACGGCGGAGTGGCGGCGCCGGGCGTCCCGGACGAGCGACACGGCGACGTCGGGCCGCCGCCAGATCGCGTCCTCAGTCACCCGGATCACCTGGTGCCACCCGGCGGCGAGGAGCGCGTCGTCCCGCCGTCGATCGTGGACGCGGTCGAGTGGGCTGGTGTGGTGGACGTCGCTGTCCACCTCGACCACGATCCGCCTGGCGCGGTCGACGAAGTCCACCCGGCCGATCCAGTCGTGGCCGCCCAGGTCGACCTGACGGCTCAGCGGCGGCTCGCCGGCGTCGGCGAGGATGCGCGCGAAGCGGGCTTCGAGGCCACTCGCCGTCGCCACGTAGCCGTCCGGTCGCTCGCTCAGAAGGGCGCGCATCGCCGCCACCCCGGGCCGTCCCGAGGCGCCCAGCTCGGCGAGCACGGTGCGGAGGGCGAGGAGGGTGGCGGGGCTCTTCGCCACGACGGTGTCGACGACGCGCTCCAACCGACCCGGTCGCAGGCCGCCGGCGACGTCGAAGAGGGTGCGGGACAGGGTCGTCACGGGGATCCCGTGGCGCTCGGTTACGTGCGACGGCGGCAGGAGTGACGGGCGGTGCACGATGGCGGCGTGGGATGCGGCGCCGGAGACGCCCCGGCGCAGGCTGACCTCCATGGCGTCGAACCCGAACCCCGGGAGCCGCCACAGAGCGGCAGCCGCACGGTGCGACACGGCGGCGCCCGGCCCGGCGTCGAGGACGGCGATCATCAGTTCCTGGCGGATACCCCGTGGAGCGCCGACGAGGCGGAGCACACGGGGCGTGGCGAACTCCCAGTCGGGGCCGTTGAGCCGGTTGCGCATCGCCGACGGCGTGGCGCCGAGGGCCCGTGCCTGGCGCCGGGCCACGACAGAGTACTGCGTCGCCGCCAGCGCCCTCAGTGCATCGTCGAGTTCCATGCCCGTACGCAATCAGCCGCCTGTGACACTGCCTTCTTGCACCAGGAATCGACCGCCGGCGGTCGATTCCTGGTGCAAGAAGTCCGGGGGGCGCGAGACGCGAGCCACTAACCTCGGGCGGTGCCCTCGTTCCAGGCCCCGCCGGGCACCTTCGACGTGCTGCCTCCGGCGTCGGCCCGCTACGAGCGGCTGATCGGCATCTTCGACCGGCTGGCGGGCGCTGCCGGCTACGGGCTGGTGGTGAGCCCCATGTACGAGGACGTGGCCGTGTTCCGCCGCGTCGGCGAGAGCACGGACATCGTCCGCAAGGAGATGTACGAGTTCACCGACCGGGGCGGGCGCCACCTGGCGCTCCGGCCCGAGGGGACGGCGTCGGTCGTGCGGGCGTTCGTGCAGCACGCGCCGCCCACGCCGTTCAAGGCGTTCTACGTCGCCCCCCACTTCCGCCAGGAGCGCCAGCAGGCGGGCCGCTACCGGCAGCACCACCAGCTCGGCGCCGAGGCGCTCGGCTCCGACGACCCCGACCTCGACGTCGAGGTCGTCGCCCTGGCATGGCGGGTCTTCGAGACGGTGGGCCTGTCGCGGGTGCGCCTGCGTCTCACGTCGCTGGGCGATGCCGCCTGCCGCCCTGGTTACCGCGACGAGCTGCTCGCCCACCTCGAGGCCCGCCGGTCCGAGCTGTGCGACGAGCACGCCGGGCGCCTCGAGGAGAACCCCATGCGGGTCCTCGACTGCAAGCGCGAGGAGTGCCGTGCCGTGTCGGCCGGCGCGCCCCGCATGATCGACCGGTTGTGCGCCGCCTGCCGAGGGCACTTCGCCCGCGTCGAGCAGGGCCTCGGTGCGCTCGGCGTTCCTCACGACGTCGACCCCACGCTCGTACGGGGCCTCGACTACTACACCCGCACCACCTTCGAGTTCGAGGCGGGCGCCCTCGAGGCGTCGCAGAACGGGGCGGGCGGCGGCGGCCGCTACGACGGCCTGGTGGAGGCGCTCGGCGGGCCGCCCACCCCGGGGATCGGCTTCGGCCTGGGCGTCGAGCGCATCCTCCTGGCCGCCGATGCCGAGGGCGTGTTCCCCATGCCCGACACCCTGCTGGACGCCTTCGTGATCGACACCACCGGCGGCGAGGCGGCCCGTGACATCACCGAGGAGCTGCGCCGGGCCGGGCTGCGGGCCGACCGGGCGTTCGACGCCCGGTCCTTCCGCGCCCAGATGAAGGTGGCGCTGCGGTCGGGCGCCACCCTGGCGGTGGTGTGCGAGCACCAGGGCCTCACCATCCGGACGTTGCGGGAGAAGGGCGAGGCCGAGGACGTGGACCGGGACGAGGTGGTCGAGCGCGTGAAGAAGCGGTTGGGCTGAGCATGCTGCGATCGGACTACTGCGGGACGCTGACCGAGGCGGACGAGGGCCGCCAGGTGAGCGTCTGCGGGTGGGTGGCGCGCCGGCGCGCGCACGGCGAGCACCTCGCCTTCGTCGACCTGCGGGACCACACGGGCCTCATCCAGTGCGTGGTGGACGGCACCACCGACGTGCGCTCCGAGTACGTCGTGCGCATCACCGGGTCGGTGCGCCGGCGCCCGGCCGGCACCGCCAACCCCAACCTGGCGACCGGCGAGGTCGAGCTGGGCGACTGCGAGGTGGACGTCCTCTCGGTGGCCGAGCCGCCGCCGTTCCCGGTCAGCGACCGCATCGACGCCGACGAGACGGTGCGCCTGCGCCACCGCTACATCGACCTGCGCCGCGAGCGGATGCAGCGCAACCTGCGCCTGCGCGCCCGCGTCAACAGCGCCCTGCGGCGCGCCATGGAGGGCCAGGGGTTCGTCGAGGTCGAGACGCCGATGCTCATCGCGTCGACCCCCGAGGGCGCACGCGACTTCGTCGTCCCGTCCCGCCTGCACCCCGGCACCTTCTACGCCCTGCCCCAGAGCCCGCAGCTGTTCAAGCAGCTGTGCA from Acidimicrobiales bacterium includes:
- a CDS encoding adenine phosphoribosyltransferase → MVLAVDAGWLKDRIRDIPDFPQPGVVFKDITPLLADVAAFRCAVDAIAEHWAGTPVDKVLAVEARGFIVGAPVAYRFSAGFVPCRKAGKLPWQVEREEYVLEYGTDLLEIHQDGVAPGERVLVIDDVLATGGTASAAVRLVERLGGVVVGLGFVLELAFLGGRSKLAGQDVLSLLTYE
- a CDS encoding bifunctional (p)ppGpp synthetase/guanosine-3',5'-bis(diphosphate) 3'-pyrophosphohydrolase; its protein translation is MVVDRMRTLSWRRQFADAPDELAPLVAAYRRRHPKADLGVIERAYAAASRAHVDQVRKSGEAYISHPVAVATIVADLGLDDVTVAAALLHDAVEDTGVTLEDVGREFGPEVAAIVDGVTKLDRVRFDSREAQQAASMRKMLVAMAKDWRVLIIKLADRLHNMRTLAAMPEFKQKRTAQETLDIYAPLAHRLGIQDIKWQLEDLAFATLHPKPYAEIEQMVAQRAPEREIYLTQVLEEVKGRLDQNGIEADVTGRPKPLWSIYEKMVVRGKEFDDIFDLVGIRVLVDSVKDCYAALGTIHATWKPVQGRFKDYIAMPKFNLYQSLHTTVVAPQGKPLEVQIRTWEMHQRAEYGIAAHWGYKEKASPADIAWLNRIVDWQRETDDPAEFLKNLKLDLEQDEVFVFTPKGKVVTLPVGATPVDFAYAIHTEVGHRCIGARVNGRLSPLDSQLHSGDTVEIFTSKVPSAGPSRDWLKIVATPRARNKIRQWFSRERREDAIENGRDELVKAMRKEGLPVQKVASSQALVSIAASMNYLDLDSLHAAIGDGHVSARSVAQRLARELRGGDHEEQLPATVRQPRRQRRDTSAGVHVEGLDDVMVRLSRCCTPVPGDEILGFVTRGRGVSVHRSDCANAVSLATGQIDRVIDVEWDRESKGTFVASIEIKALDRSRLLADVTRSLSEHYVNILASSSQTGADRVSTMRFDFELADPAHLDSLLTSVKRIDSIYDAYRVLPGKGN
- a CDS encoding DUF559 domain-containing protein, which codes for MELDDALRALAATQYSVVARRQARALGATPSAMRNRLNGPDWEFATPRVLRLVGAPRGIRQELMIAVLDAGPGAAVSHRAAAALWRLPGFGFDAMEVSLRRGVSGAASHAAIVHRPSLLPPSHVTERHGIPVTTLSRTLFDVAGGLRPGRLERVVDTVVAKSPATLLALRTVLAELGASGRPGVAAMRALLSERPDGYVATASGLEARFARILADAGEPPLSRQVDLGGHDWIGRVDFVDRARRIVVEVDSDVHHTSPLDRVHDRRRDDALLAAGWHQVIRVTEDAIWRRPDVAVSLVRDARRRHSAVPAPGIDRLRSIPGART
- the hisS gene encoding histidine--tRNA ligase, yielding MPSFQAPPGTFDVLPPASARYERLIGIFDRLAGAAGYGLVVSPMYEDVAVFRRVGESTDIVRKEMYEFTDRGGRHLALRPEGTASVVRAFVQHAPPTPFKAFYVAPHFRQERQQAGRYRQHHQLGAEALGSDDPDLDVEVVALAWRVFETVGLSRVRLRLTSLGDAACRPGYRDELLAHLEARRSELCDEHAGRLEENPMRVLDCKREECRAVSAGAPRMIDRLCAACRGHFARVEQGLGALGVPHDVDPTLVRGLDYYTRTTFEFEAGALEASQNGAGGGGRYDGLVEALGGPPTPGIGFGLGVERILLAADAEGVFPMPDTLLDAFVIDTTGGEAARDITEELRRAGLRADRAFDARSFRAQMKVALRSGATLAVVCEHQGLTIRTLREKGEAEDVDRDEVVERVKKRLG